The following are encoded together in the Malaya genurostris strain Urasoe2022 chromosome 3, Malgen_1.1, whole genome shotgun sequence genome:
- the LOC131437144 gene encoding integrator complex subunit 9, producing the protein MKLYALSGDPAKPCYVLSFKDLLIMLDCGLSMSSVLNFLPLPLVQSAKFSMMPNWNCRDPDIQLDDGEIKECCGWAFVNSAPEFVPPLDKILNFSEIDIILISNYTNMMALPFITEGTGFSGTVYATEPTLQIGRFFLEELVEYIEASPKETVARMWKDIQHLLPQPLNDVYKPKNWRHLFSMDAVNKSLARVQMTGYDQKLDIFGALQVTPVSSGFCLGSSNWIIVSGQEKIAYISGSSTLTTHPRPINQTALKYSDVVIMTGLTQAPHVNPDGMLGELCMNVVMTLRNGGSVLIPCYPSGVVYDLFECLSSSLDNQGFSQIPMFFISPVADSSLAYSNILAEWLSTSKQNKVYIPDEPFPHASLVKNAKLKQFKHIYSEGFSTEFRQPCVVFCGHPSLRFGDAVHFVELWGSNPQHTIIFTEPDFPYIQALAPYQPLAIKTVYCPIETSLNFQQANKLIKELKPGVLVIPDNYTQPPPIAPNKQDLIIDQVSDKMIIKFKRGEVIKLPFKRKRARIYLAPQIARTLVPHEVQPGVTISTLTGVLRVKDNIHDLHLLEPTAEELDEQKNAKVPHLQPPSQSRYRNVKYEWGTLDVNLFLKKLAQDGITDIKVEQGGVDEITLHLPSEDTMVKVCEKSTSIVCGGKQSLRLKLRDLLLQCVQSF; encoded by the exons ATGAAACTG TATGCGCTTAGCGGGGATCCTGCAAAACCATGTTATGTGTTGAGTTTCAAGGATCTTCTTATAATGCTCGATTGCGGTCTGTCAATGAGTTCTGTTCTCAACTTCCTACCATTGCCGCTGGTACAGAGTGCTAAGTTTAGCATGATGCCGAATTGGAACTGTCGCGATCCTGACATCCAGTTGGATGACGGC gaAATTAAAGAATGTTGTGGATGGGCTTTTGTTAACTCAGCCCCAGAATTCGTTCCTCCATTGGACAAAAttctgaatttttcagaaatcgATATAATTCTGATTTCAAACTACACCAATATGATGGCCCTTCCGTTTATTACCGAGGGAACCGGGTTTAGTGGAACAGTTTATGCAACAGAGCCGACACTTCAGATTGGAAG ATTCTTTCTTGAGGAACTTGTCGAATATATTGAAGCATCACCGAAGGAAACCGTTGCCCGTATGTGGAAAGATATACAGCACTTGTTACCACAACCGCTGAATGATGTTTACAAGCCCAAAAACTGGCGTCATTTGTTCAGTATGGATGCCGTTAACAAAAGTCTTGCGAGGGTTCAAATGACCGGATACGATCaaaaacttgatattttcggagCTCTCCAGGTGACCCCAGTAAGTTCGGGTTTCTGTTTAGGATCAAGTAATTGGATTATTGTATCGGGACAAGAGAAAATCGCCTACATTAGCGGATCATCAACTTTAACTACGCATCCACGACCAATCAATCAAACTGCTTTGAAGTATTCGGATGTCGTTATAATGACAGGATTGACGCAGGCTCCACACGTCAATCCGGATGGTATGCTTGGAGAGTTATGCATGAATGTGGTCATGACCTTGAGAAATGGTGGATCGGTATTGATTCCATGCTATCCCTCTGGTGTAGTTTATGATTTGTTTGAGTGTTTGTCGTCCAGTTTGGATAACCAAGGGTTTTCGCAGATTCCAATGTTTTTTATTTCTCCAGTAGCTGATAGTTCCCTAGCCTATTCCAACATCTTGGCGGAATGGTTATCTACTTCGAAGCAGAACAAAGTGTACATACCAGACGAACCATTTCCACATGCCAGTTTGGTGAAGAACGCCAAGTTGAAACAATTCAAACACATTTATTCTGAGGGTTTCAGTACCGAGTTCCGGCAACCCTGCGTTGTATTCTGTGGTCATCCCAGTCTTCGGTTCGGTGATGCTGTTCATTTCGTAGAGCTGTGGGGATCCAATCCTCAACATACGATCATTTTCACCGAGCCAGATTTTCCGTACATACAAGCCTTGGCTCCTTATCAACCGCTAGCCATTAAAACGGTTTATTGTCCCATCGAGACTTCGTTGAATTTTCAGCAAGCAAACAAACTGATCAAAGAACTCAAACCTGGAGTGTTGGTTATCCCCGATAATTACACTCAGCCGCCACCAATTGCTCCGAATAAACAAGACCTGATCATTGATCAGGTTTCTGACAAAATGATAATAAAATTCAAACGCGGAGAGGTTATCAAACTTCCGTTCAAACGAAAACGTGCGCGTATTTATCTTGCTCCGCAAATCGCTCGCACATTGGTTCCCCACGAGGTCCAACCGGGTGTCACAATTTCCACACTGACTGGGGTCTTACGAGTAAAAGACAATATTCACGATCTGCATCTACTGGAGCCTACGGCAGAGGAGCTGGATGAgcaaaaaaatgcaaaagtgCCTCATTTGCAGCCGCCATCGCAGAGCCGGTATCGCAACGTAAAATACGAATGGGGTACCTTGGACGTAAATCTGTTTCTGAAAAAGCTAGCCCAGGACGGTATCACCGATATCAAGGTGGAACAGGGTGGGGTAGATGAAATTACGCTGCACTTGCCAAGCGAGGATACGATGGTGAAAGTTTGCGAAAAGAGTACCAGTATTGTGTGTGGTGGAAAGCAAAGCTTGCGGTTAAAATTGCGCGATTTACTGTTGCAGTGCGTGCAAAGTTTTTAG